In Pseudoalteromonas piratica, the following proteins share a genomic window:
- a CDS encoding LysR family transcriptional regulator, whose protein sequence is MRLPTVRQLQLLKALDQYKSISLVAQQLHVSQPSVSIQLKQLSETVDMPAYHQHGKTIVLTDAGKALLKCANEVFTSFHNLSVSIDELKSVTSGSLNLCVVSTAKYFLPLILGAFCKKHPKVDINLKIGNRQEVKERIEANEDDFYFFSQCPERPEIIKTPLLDNELVVIAPARHELHLQQEVSLNRLSHYPFIMREKGSGTRNLIEQFCKTQQLTLNEKMTIESNEAIKYAVASGLGLSILSRHALDYGEVPGLVKLDVTGFPIRSTWFLAKRQDRKQSLLASAFEAFMKEQGVAILERSQVSAKSALSS, encoded by the coding sequence ATGCGATTACCTACAGTAAGACAGTTGCAGCTCTTAAAAGCGCTTGATCAATACAAAAGTATTTCCTTGGTGGCGCAGCAGTTACATGTATCCCAACCCTCAGTGTCGATTCAGTTAAAGCAATTAAGCGAAACGGTGGATATGCCGGCCTATCACCAGCATGGCAAAACCATTGTGCTTACCGATGCAGGAAAAGCCTTGTTAAAGTGCGCCAATGAGGTATTTACCAGTTTTCATAATTTGTCTGTATCGATTGATGAGCTTAAAAGTGTGACATCGGGTTCGCTTAATTTATGTGTGGTCTCAACTGCTAAGTATTTCTTGCCACTGATTTTAGGGGCGTTTTGTAAAAAACACCCAAAGGTAGATATCAATCTAAAAATTGGTAACCGTCAGGAAGTAAAAGAGCGTATAGAAGCCAACGAAGATGATTTTTACTTTTTTAGTCAGTGCCCTGAGCGCCCCGAAATAATTAAAACACCGTTACTCGATAACGAACTGGTGGTAATCGCACCAGCACGGCACGAATTGCACTTACAGCAAGAAGTTAGCCTAAACCGTCTATCGCATTACCCATTTATAATGCGTGAAAAAGGCTCGGGTACACGTAATTTGATTGAACAATTTTGCAAAACCCAACAGTTAACCTTGAATGAAAAAATGACCATCGAAAGTAATGAAGCGATTAAATATGCGGTTGCATCGGGGTTGGGCTTATCTATTTTAAGCCGTCATGCGCTCGATTATGGTGAAGTACCGGGTTTGGTAAAATTAGACGTAACTGGTTTTCCTATTCGTAGCACCTGGTTTTTGGCCAAACGCCAAGACAGAAAGCAAAGCTTACTTGCCAGCGCATTTGAAGCTTTTATGAAAGAACAAGGGGTGGCCATTTTAGAGCGTTCGCAAGTGAGCGCTAAAAGTGCATTATCAAGCTAG
- a CDS encoding GNAT family N-acetyltransferase, giving the protein MLIKVSPHISLSSLKISDAPDILALVNHNRARLNQYLYWVEDVQCVDSAEQYIFERVNSGLNEALWFKIYFNNEMCGVFAVKSICPQTHVAELGYWLGDNAKGNGVISQIINYLPSLLAHTSAKTIEFRCLEQNHASIKVALRAGANQVGSLPNFMVANGIKQNLNIYRVAL; this is encoded by the coding sequence ATGTTAATTAAAGTTTCACCCCACATCTCGTTAAGCTCATTAAAAATATCAGATGCACCTGATATTTTGGCGTTAGTAAACCATAATCGTGCGCGCCTTAATCAATATTTATACTGGGTCGAAGATGTGCAGTGCGTTGATTCCGCTGAGCAGTATATTTTTGAGCGAGTAAACAGCGGACTAAATGAAGCTCTCTGGTTCAAAATATACTTCAATAATGAAATGTGTGGCGTATTTGCCGTTAAATCTATTTGCCCACAAACGCATGTTGCTGAATTAGGTTATTGGCTTGGCGATAATGCCAAAGGCAATGGGGTAATTAGTCAAATTATAAATTACCTACCCAGCCTGTTAGCACATACATCAGCTAAAACTATCGAATTTAGGTGCCTTGAGCAAAATCACGCAAGCATTAAAGTTGCACTTCGCGCTGGCGCCAATCAGGTTGGCTCTTTACCAAATTTTATGGTGGCAAATGGCATAAAACAAAATTTAAATATTTACCGTGTCGCACTTTGA
- a CDS encoding GNAT family N-acetyltransferase, whose amino-acid sequence MKISLHPVTQSNYEAVCELDVTKEQEEYVACNMWSLVESMFNEGYATRAIYLNEVVVGFFMWVYENQEKVSIWRFMVDQKHQQKGIGRIALDLALAEIKLTPNLKTIEICYNPNNPVAKEFYASFGFIEIGMDEDGEDMLAVIEQ is encoded by the coding sequence TTGAAAATATCACTTCACCCAGTCACGCAATCTAATTATGAAGCCGTATGTGAGCTCGATGTCACAAAAGAGCAAGAAGAATATGTTGCATGTAATATGTGGTCACTGGTTGAGTCAATGTTCAACGAAGGTTATGCAACTAGGGCTATCTACCTTAATGAAGTAGTCGTTGGCTTTTTTATGTGGGTGTATGAAAATCAAGAAAAAGTATCGATATGGCGTTTTATGGTTGACCAAAAGCATCAGCAAAAAGGCATTGGGCGCATAGCATTAGACCTCGCACTTGCTGAAATTAAATTAACGCCAAACCTTAAAACAATTGAAATTTGTTACAACCCAAACAACCCTGTAGCCAAAGAGTTCTACGCAAGCTTTGGCTTTATTGAGATAGGCATGGATGAAGATGGTGAAGACATGCTGGCTGTGATTGAGCAATAA
- a CDS encoding lipocalin family protein, whose product MKKLIFIVIVLVLTGCLGMPTQVQPVTNFELKKYLGKWYEIARLDHSFERGLNQVTAEYSLKEDGGVKVINRGFSLETNQWQEAEGKAYFVNGTDEGYLKVSFFGPFYGSYVIFELEENDYNYAFVSGPNNDYLWLLARTPTVSPEIINTFETQAAERGFDTSKLIYVAQK is encoded by the coding sequence ATGAAAAAGCTTATATTCATCGTCATTGTATTAGTACTGACTGGCTGTCTCGGTATGCCAACTCAAGTCCAACCTGTTACTAATTTCGAGTTAAAAAAATACCTTGGTAAATGGTATGAAATTGCCCGGCTTGACCATTCATTTGAACGTGGGCTCAATCAAGTAACGGCTGAATACTCACTGAAAGAAGATGGTGGTGTTAAAGTGATTAACCGTGGTTTTTCTCTTGAAACAAACCAATGGCAAGAAGCCGAAGGCAAAGCTTATTTTGTTAATGGTACCGATGAAGGGTATTTAAAAGTCTCTTTTTTTGGTCCATTTTATGGTTCTTACGTAATCTTTGAACTTGAAGAAAATGATTACAATTATGCTTTTGTTTCTGGCCCGAATAATGATTATTTATGGTTATTAGCTCGCACACCGACAGTGTCACCTGAGATCATTAATACGTTTGAAACGCAAGCAGCAGAACGCGGTTTTGATACCAGTAAACTTATCTATGTTGCTCAAAAATAA
- a CDS encoding YbhB/YbcL family Raf kinase inhibitor-like protein, translating to MFKHILSCSLLLSAAQVYANTFTLTSNDIANGEMLSTKHVFKGFGCEGENISPHLAWSGAPKETKAFAVFAYDPDAPTGSGWWHWQVTDLPASTSELATGAGSSSSPQLPEGAVQINNDYGVNGFGGACPPKGHGIHRYQFTVFALSKPLGLKETTKSAVAGYMVNANTLAKATIEAVYKRD from the coding sequence ATGTTTAAACATATTTTAAGCTGCTCGCTATTATTATCTGCAGCGCAGGTTTACGCGAACACCTTCACACTAACCAGTAATGACATTGCTAATGGTGAAATGTTATCAACTAAGCATGTTTTTAAGGGATTTGGCTGTGAAGGTGAAAATATATCGCCCCATTTAGCTTGGAGTGGTGCACCTAAAGAAACCAAAGCGTTTGCTGTTTTTGCCTATGATCCGGATGCGCCAACTGGCAGCGGCTGGTGGCATTGGCAGGTTACAGATTTGCCCGCGAGCACTTCTGAACTAGCAACTGGCGCGGGCAGTAGTTCAAGCCCACAACTGCCAGAAGGTGCAGTACAAATTAATAACGACTATGGTGTTAATGGTTTTGGTGGTGCATGTCCGCCGAAAGGGCATGGTATTCACCGTTATCAGTTTACGGTGTTTGCCTTATCAAAGCCGCTTGGTTTAAAGGAAACTACCAAAAGCGCGGTTGCAGGGTATATGGTGAATGCAAATACCCTGGCTAAAGCAACCATTGAGGCGGTGTATAAACGCGATTAA
- a CDS encoding MDR family MFS transporter — protein sequence MNSDISISRLKQFPPLMWIMLFGSFITRGSFYMVWPFLAVILYKKFALSATEVGSVLSLAAVISVFVSFVGSTLSDKLGRKPMMYATGVLYIISFSLLAIADTIVMFTIVITLCSIATSLWRPLASALIGDIIPEKATRELAMQSLYFAVNVGCAVGPMLGVWLGLTGEQSSFFITVYAFAFLLVLLTWGFKHQDKKHAKVDIDNPDSTPSTETPETKTGFKQTFSVLVQDKLLQCLILANILCFFIYGQMDSSLVQYLTRAGANNLLELVSSMIFTNAIVIITCQFLLLKLLASRPILVRIRFGLVLLICSQIWFAFNPLTFFAGWLGAVVIMSLAEAILFPTMSVHVDRIAPTNLRGAYFGATAFYDLGYALAPIGGGLLLDMFDGRTLFLVCTAIAVVVFLLYLIMDKLKRPAFITEQLATEQTAKTA from the coding sequence ATGAATAGTGATATTTCAATTTCTCGTCTCAAGCAATTCCCGCCGTTAATGTGGATTATGCTCTTTGGCTCGTTTATAACGCGCGGCAGTTTTTATATGGTGTGGCCTTTTTTGGCGGTTATTCTTTACAAAAAATTTGCCCTTTCAGCGACAGAGGTCGGTTCTGTCTTGTCACTCGCTGCGGTAATCTCGGTATTTGTCAGCTTTGTTGGCAGTACCCTTTCAGATAAGCTTGGCCGAAAACCTATGATGTACGCCACAGGTGTGCTTTATATTATCTCATTTAGTTTACTCGCCATTGCAGACACAATTGTCATGTTTACTATTGTGATTACACTGTGTTCAATTGCTACTTCCCTTTGGCGGCCACTCGCATCAGCGTTGATTGGCGATATTATCCCTGAAAAAGCGACCCGTGAACTTGCCATGCAATCCCTTTATTTTGCAGTAAATGTTGGCTGCGCGGTGGGGCCAATGCTGGGTGTTTGGCTTGGCTTAACAGGTGAGCAATCCAGCTTTTTTATTACCGTTTACGCCTTTGCCTTTTTACTTGTGTTGTTAACATGGGGATTTAAGCATCAAGATAAAAAGCACGCAAAAGTAGATATAGATAACCCAGATAGTACGCCCAGCACCGAAACACCTGAAACAAAAACGGGTTTTAAACAAACCTTTAGCGTGTTAGTCCAAGACAAGCTGTTACAGTGCCTAATTTTGGCAAACATTTTGTGTTTTTTTATTTATGGTCAAATGGACAGTTCACTGGTGCAATACCTCACCCGTGCGGGCGCAAATAATTTGCTCGAACTTGTTTCATCAATGATTTTCACTAATGCGATAGTGATTATTACTTGCCAGTTTTTATTGCTTAAATTATTAGCATCACGCCCTATTCTTGTGCGTATTCGGTTTGGCTTGGTGTTGCTTATCTGCTCGCAAATTTGGTTTGCTTTTAATCCTCTTACCTTTTTTGCAGGATGGCTAGGCGCGGTAGTAATTATGAGCCTTGCCGAGGCCATTTTATTCCCCACCATGAGCGTGCATGTTGATCGTATTGCGCCCACTAACCTTCGCGGTGCATATTTTGGCGCAACCGCTTTCTACGATTTAGGCTATGCCTTAGCGCCAATAGGCGGTGGTTTGCTGCTTGATATGTTTGACGGTCGAACCCTATTTTTAGTGTGTACCGCCATTGCTGTAGTGGTGTTTTTACTTTACCTGATTATGGATAAATTGAAGCGCCCTGCGTTTATTACAGAGCAGCTTGCAACTGAGCAAACGGCTAAAACAGCGTAA
- a CDS encoding winged helix-turn-helix domain-containing protein, translating into MRYQIKHFEFDASSLVLSENKGSVAIRHNEALLLKLFLENPNTVLSKDQILTHVWQDKVVSEQAVFQNISNLRNIFGADAIKTYAKRGYVWQLPFQIATENTLTTEHVNKSSKSKGFRPLILAVSVMLAAVFVIALNMKAPPQSTISLIEFVSHSNQSLNLADKLDFEVTPLNSISNAEFHATQILSYKTLSEQHPIILTGEMSDAGGVHLIDFKLVGPHGQWQGQVIAETAAKAADKLNKHLLQSVVLDWVNVPATPDVKLAMLTLAHQKNAQDLIILNQLANTYLQSNKLDTAMSLADKLEQLAKLQQNNVQQGNALLLQSTILTRKELVELSAHKLERAIEQYQQINDHKRLADAYNAKSWLDHLDNDYSNVKQSLLTSAEHALAINDIERELHALTYLSVMAHKHKNQGDKYHYLQLAESKMNAYKLPQYHYAKVPFHYAIYADNPADKEPHLKQVLEYTKLTPDHWVAQSSRKQLLTYYLDTERLNLAKALVEPLNTATPQNTLLKARLALAEQDYEHFESLGKQAFEQAQLAGSLELSLDIALLLCHDPKQQINHDFYYDYINQNATARWSKRNQTKLHAINLI; encoded by the coding sequence ATGCGTTACCAGATTAAACATTTTGAATTTGATGCCTCTAGCTTAGTTTTAAGCGAAAACAAAGGGTCTGTGGCTATTCGCCATAATGAAGCACTATTGTTGAAATTGTTTCTAGAAAACCCGAATACAGTACTTAGCAAAGACCAAATATTAACGCATGTTTGGCAAGATAAAGTGGTATCAGAGCAAGCGGTATTTCAAAACATAAGTAATTTACGCAATATTTTTGGTGCAGATGCCATTAAAACCTATGCTAAGCGTGGTTATGTGTGGCAACTCCCGTTTCAAATAGCAACTGAAAACACACTAACTACAGAACATGTAAATAAGTCGTCGAAATCAAAGGGGTTTCGCCCGCTTATATTAGCAGTCAGTGTGATGCTTGCGGCGGTTTTTGTGATTGCGTTGAATATGAAAGCACCACCACAATCAACAATCTCACTGATTGAGTTTGTAAGTCACTCAAATCAATCGCTTAATTTAGCTGACAAGCTTGATTTTGAGGTAACCCCCCTTAACAGCATAAGTAATGCAGAGTTTCACGCCACCCAAATATTAAGCTACAAAACCCTGTCTGAACAGCATCCAATTATTCTTACGGGTGAAATGTCAGATGCAGGCGGTGTTCATTTAATTGATTTCAAATTAGTTGGGCCGCATGGACAGTGGCAGGGACAAGTTATTGCAGAGACTGCGGCGAAAGCGGCAGATAAACTTAATAAGCACTTATTACAAAGTGTTGTTTTGGATTGGGTGAATGTGCCAGCAACACCTGATGTTAAATTGGCGATGTTAACACTCGCTCACCAAAAAAATGCCCAAGACCTTATTATTTTAAATCAACTGGCAAATACCTATTTGCAAAGTAATAAGCTCGACACTGCAATGAGCTTAGCTGATAAGCTTGAACAGTTAGCCAAGCTGCAACAAAATAACGTGCAACAAGGCAATGCGTTATTACTGCAAAGTACAATTTTAACACGTAAAGAACTGGTTGAATTAAGTGCTCACAAGCTCGAAAGAGCAATTGAGCAGTATCAACAAATCAATGACCATAAACGCCTAGCTGATGCGTATAATGCCAAATCTTGGCTAGACCATCTTGATAATGATTACAGCAATGTCAAACAGAGTCTATTAACTTCGGCAGAGCATGCTCTTGCTATCAATGATATAGAGCGCGAGTTACATGCATTAACGTATTTATCGGTGATGGCACATAAGCACAAAAATCAAGGTGACAAGTACCACTATTTACAACTTGCTGAAAGCAAAATGAATGCTTATAAGTTACCGCAGTATCACTATGCGAAAGTACCTTTTCACTATGCCATTTATGCGGATAATCCTGCAGACAAAGAACCACACCTTAAACAAGTGTTAGAATATACAAAACTGACACCTGATCATTGGGTTGCACAGTCTAGTCGCAAACAGTTACTCACTTACTATTTAGATACTGAAAGGCTTAATCTCGCAAAAGCATTAGTTGAGCCACTTAACACGGCTACGCCACAAAACACCTTATTAAAAGCGCGTTTAGCCCTTGCTGAACAAGACTATGAACACTTTGAGAGCCTTGGCAAACAGGCATTTGAACAAGCGCAGCTTGCGGGTAGTTTAGAGTTAAGCTTAGATATTGCGTTATTACTTTGTCATGATCCAAAACAGCAAATAAATCATGACTTTTATTATGATTACATTAACCAAAATGCCACGGCACGATGGTCAAAGCGAAATCAAACCAAATTGCATGCGATTAATCTGATTTAA
- a CDS encoding SUMF1/EgtB/PvdO family nonheme iron enzyme, translating to MKLNKVFLALWFTPICFNATAGNNVTPIEPIMVTIPAGSFEMGSTERESTQPVHQVNLKEFSLGKYEVTVREFAQFIAATNYPAPTECRHELDGWFKPASKGNWQTNALNTSEYQPVVCINWNAAKAYVDWLAKETGKPYRLASEAEWEYAARAGTTTQYYFGDDPNKTEVCKFENTADHYGESILQTQTNTSYVNWSTGINACSDGAARASIVGMYKPNPFGLHDMLSNVLEFVADCYVENYDNASETGAPFQAENCERRSTRGASWHWNHWPLTNRGRIPVDFAGGVDGFRIALDGKAPKLSKSTKRFKKALRHAQNNEQARRDLIAELPNKVENVKLTQQDNLVQLSWDKSQDSEVTSYRVYKNAVKDAMFKLVATNIQTPSYSLISDSDHSVEYTVVAVKNHLQGPYSDPIATATGWSNVPGQIEAEWAKTITGASVTLTSDESRGHNLTGRDGIENDATMIYQINVAKAGDYTLEYRVATPNDTKGFEVYLGDTKLTTANVSKTGGYHEWKTQSKNNLALPKGKHTLTIKSLDSHWKLNWLALKEN from the coding sequence ATGAAATTAAATAAAGTGTTTTTAGCATTATGGTTTACACCAATCTGTTTTAATGCCACCGCAGGAAATAATGTCACGCCTATCGAACCCATTATGGTAACCATCCCTGCCGGGAGCTTTGAAATGGGCTCAACAGAGCGAGAAAGCACTCAGCCAGTGCACCAAGTCAATTTAAAAGAGTTTAGTTTAGGCAAATATGAAGTAACGGTAAGGGAATTTGCTCAATTTATTGCTGCCACAAACTACCCTGCACCAACCGAATGTCGCCACGAGTTAGACGGCTGGTTTAAGCCTGCCAGTAAAGGTAATTGGCAAACCAATGCGTTAAACACCAGTGAATACCAACCTGTTGTATGTATTAATTGGAATGCCGCAAAAGCCTATGTGGATTGGCTGGCAAAAGAAACCGGTAAACCTTATCGCCTAGCAAGTGAGGCCGAGTGGGAATATGCAGCACGTGCTGGTACAACAACACAGTATTATTTTGGCGATGACCCAAACAAAACAGAAGTATGTAAGTTTGAAAACACTGCAGATCACTACGGAGAAAGCATTTTACAAACGCAAACCAACACCAGTTATGTTAATTGGAGCACAGGTATTAATGCCTGTTCAGACGGTGCGGCTCGCGCCAGTATCGTTGGCATGTACAAACCTAACCCATTTGGTTTACACGACATGTTGTCAAACGTCTTAGAATTTGTTGCAGACTGTTACGTAGAAAACTACGACAATGCATCAGAAACGGGTGCCCCTTTTCAGGCTGAAAACTGCGAGCGTCGTTCAACTCGCGGTGCTAGTTGGCACTGGAACCATTGGCCGCTTACAAACCGAGGCCGAATTCCAGTTGATTTTGCCGGTGGTGTTGACGGGTTCCGCATTGCGTTAGATGGCAAAGCGCCAAAACTTTCTAAATCCACAAAGCGTTTTAAAAAAGCACTTCGCCATGCTCAAAATAATGAGCAGGCACGTCGCGACCTAATAGCAGAACTACCCAACAAAGTAGAAAATGTTAAATTAACTCAGCAAGATAACCTTGTTCAATTAAGCTGGGATAAAAGTCAGGATAGTGAAGTTACAAGCTATCGTGTTTATAAAAATGCTGTAAAAGATGCCATGTTTAAGCTGGTTGCAACCAATATACAAACACCTTCTTATAGCCTGATTTCAGACTCAGATCATAGTGTTGAATATACTGTGGTTGCTGTTAAAAACCATTTACAAGGACCTTATAGTGACCCTATTGCTACGGCTACAGGTTGGAGTAATGTGCCTGGGCAAATAGAAGCTGAATGGGCTAAAACCATTACCGGTGCCAGTGTGACATTAACCTCTGATGAGTCGCGCGGTCATAATCTTACTGGTCGTGACGGCATTGAAAATGATGCCACAATGATCTATCAAATCAACGTCGCTAAAGCAGGTGATTACACATTAGAATACCGAGTCGCCACACCAAATGATACAAAAGGATTCGAAGTTTATTTAGGGGATACCAAACTCACAACGGCCAATGTGAGTAAAACAGGGGGTTATCATGAATGGAAAACACAATCCAAAAATAACCTGGCCTTACCAAAAGGTAAGCACACACTTACAATTAAGTCATTAGACAGCCATTGGAAACTAAATTGGCTTGCGCTTAAAGAAAATTAA
- a CDS encoding GGDEF domain-containing protein: MEPAPLNDVYSEQKEGVNLFKKIRLTTYFSLENNPLVELISSNTHSADFTQKRSEYIRGRLWIMCMFFAFSVPIFSIFDFITFAHQHAKTLLIARMTLSISLFFMAYRVKRSSSVSLIKYVIALSFLLPSIFYLTIMNTFASLESVPHIFTMMPYLILAMIGLFPLTVRGGLILISLIFVPFIMVQMQFFNGDYWQLFNALWLFLLFAGISLWLQLAQLSMLMNLYRESTIDPLTKLINRRVLLRRIEQLKSHATKFSVVMFDLDRFKRINDTYGHLAGDKVLKVASHIIKTNLSCRDIVARYGGEEFVAVLPSTNLHSAILKAELIAAQLKALPIQINDQSEITVTSSIGVTAYKQDEEIETLFKRVDDLLYDAKKLGRDRVVSDIK; this comes from the coding sequence ATGGAACCAGCACCGTTAAATGATGTGTATAGCGAGCAAAAAGAGGGAGTAAATTTATTTAAAAAAATAAGGTTAACGACTTATTTTAGTTTAGAAAACAACCCTTTAGTTGAACTAATTTCATCTAATACCCATTCAGCCGATTTTACTCAAAAACGCTCAGAATATATTCGTGGTAGGCTCTGGATAATGTGCATGTTTTTTGCGTTTTCTGTGCCGATATTTTCAATATTCGACTTTATTACGTTCGCTCATCAACATGCTAAAACCCTGCTAATTGCACGTATGACACTCTCAATAAGTTTGTTTTTTATGGCTTATAGGGTTAAGCGTTCCTCTTCAGTTAGCTTAATAAAATACGTTATTGCATTATCATTTCTGCTGCCTTCCATATTTTATCTGACTATTATGAACACCTTTGCATCGCTTGAAAGTGTACCGCACATTTTTACCATGATGCCTTACTTAATCTTGGCGATGATAGGTCTATTTCCGTTAACAGTTCGTGGCGGGTTAATTTTAATAAGCCTTATTTTTGTTCCTTTTATAATGGTACAAATGCAGTTTTTTAACGGTGATTACTGGCAGTTATTTAATGCGCTATGGTTATTTTTACTGTTCGCAGGCATAAGTTTATGGCTGCAGTTAGCACAGCTTTCGATGCTAATGAATTTGTATCGAGAATCCACAATCGATCCTCTAACCAAGTTGATCAATCGCCGAGTATTATTACGAAGAATAGAGCAACTAAAATCACATGCGACCAAATTTAGTGTGGTGATGTTTGATCTTGACCGCTTCAAACGCATTAATGACACTTATGGCCATCTTGCGGGCGATAAGGTTCTGAAAGTTGCATCACATATAATTAAAACAAACTTATCATGCCGCGATATTGTGGCACGTTACGGTGGCGAAGAGTTTGTTGCTGTTTTACCAAGTACCAATTTACACAGTGCAATTCTAAAAGCAGAATTGATTGCTGCGCAGTTAAAAGCACTGCCTATACAAATTAATGACCAAAGTGAAATCACAGTCACCTCAAGTATTGGCGTGACGGCGTATAAACAAGATGAAGAAATTGAAACCTTGTTTAAACGGGTAGACGATCTTCTTTATGATGCAAAAAAACTCGGTCGCGATAGAGTAGTATCGGACATAAAATAA
- a CDS encoding GNAT family N-acetyltransferase, with the protein MYSIKQGELKDIAIIEAQIPEFSSPKKLVDIRERLAQSHFLLLISFYHDEPIGYKLGYALSDDIFYSWLGAVLPAHRGHGLAQKMLNAQEAWVKQHHYQRIQVKTMNRFRAMLSMLIKNNYHIIDIEKAISSLDVKIRFEKALEYK; encoded by the coding sequence ATGTATTCAATTAAACAAGGTGAACTCAAGGATATTGCAATAATAGAAGCACAAATTCCGGAGTTTTCATCACCCAAAAAGCTGGTTGATATCAGAGAACGTCTCGCACAATCGCACTTTTTGTTGCTGATTAGCTTTTACCATGACGAACCAATTGGCTACAAGCTCGGTTATGCCTTATCAGATGACATTTTTTATAGTTGGTTAGGTGCAGTGTTACCTGCTCACCGAGGACATGGGCTCGCGCAAAAAATGCTTAATGCACAAGAGGCTTGGGTCAAGCAGCATCATTATCAGCGTATTCAAGTGAAAACTATGAACCGTTTTCGTGCAATGCTAAGTATGTTAATTAAAAACAATTACCACATTATTGATATTGAGAAAGCAATATCGTCATTGGATGTCAAAATTCGTTTTGAAAAAGCACTTGAATATAAGTGA
- a CDS encoding sugar ABC transporter substrate-binding protein, translating into MENYNFQKIFDDFSEKTHVQLKIKNFKNNELKSALIQGANMRQLPDIVIVPSDFVGLSELGFSTIPESWLVPELSTESLQSAKVAGDYKGIPIIFGNHLLLYYNKSLVQTPATDWQTLIQQKQSLPENTTLIGWNYYEMYWFIPFLGAFGEFPYVNGKVNLNTAGMKQALSWYKQLADDKIVDKLCDYECNLNAFISEQQAYTINGSWAFNHFKEKLGDNLGIAMLPQYKGKQMRPYFSSHVIAFPNHSLESSAEKKAKLKKFAEFFQQKRAQAAIWHQLKSLPTNKQIIAELTNKADPNLQVIFQQLAQSEPMPNERNMAIIWEAMLKGVNRYSADIFDNHKAAEYMQYITERSMQNEP; encoded by the coding sequence TTGGAAAATTATAACTTTCAGAAAATTTTCGATGACTTTTCTGAAAAAACACATGTCCAATTAAAAATTAAAAATTTTAAAAATAACGAACTCAAGTCTGCACTTATTCAAGGTGCTAATATGCGTCAGTTGCCTGATATTGTTATTGTTCCCTCTGACTTTGTTGGACTCTCTGAGTTAGGCTTTTCTACAATTCCCGAAAGCTGGCTCGTCCCCGAGCTATCCACTGAATCATTGCAGAGTGCGAAAGTAGCTGGTGACTATAAAGGTATTCCAATTATTTTTGGTAATCACTTACTGCTTTATTACAACAAGTCGCTAGTGCAAACTCCTGCAACTGATTGGCAAACCTTAATACAGCAAAAGCAGTCTTTACCCGAAAATACGACCCTCATAGGCTGGAATTATTATGAAATGTATTGGTTTATTCCATTTTTGGGAGCATTTGGTGAGTTTCCTTATGTCAATGGTAAGGTAAATCTAAATACTGCAGGTATGAAGCAAGCTCTGTCTTGGTATAAGCAACTGGCGGATGACAAAATTGTCGATAAACTTTGTGATTATGAGTGTAACTTGAACGCGTTTATATCTGAGCAACAAGCTTATACGATTAATGGTTCCTGGGCATTTAACCACTTTAAGGAAAAGCTTGGTGATAATTTAGGCATCGCAATGCTACCACAATACAAAGGCAAGCAGATGAGGCCTTACTTCTCATCTCATGTGATTGCATTCCCAAATCATTCACTTGAATCATCTGCTGAGAAAAAAGCAAAACTAAAAAAATTTGCAGAGTTTTTCCAACAAAAACGTGCACAAGCAGCTATTTGGCACCAATTAAAGTCGTTACCAACGAATAAACAAATCATTGCAGAGTTGACTAATAAAGCAGACCCAAACTTGCAAGTTATCTTTCAACAATTAGCACAATCAGAACCGATGCCGAACGAGCGTAATATGGCAATTATTTGGGAGGCGATGCTAAAAGGCGTGAACCGATATTCTGCGGATATTTTTGACAATCATAAAGCCGCTGAATATATGCAGTACATTACTGAAAGGTCAATGCAAAATGAGCCATAA